Proteins encoded in a region of the Pseudomonas putida genome:
- a CDS encoding endonuclease/exonuclease/phosphatase family protein, which yields MDPEAGSEGFASINQAPAVKRLRVLTVNTHKGFTAFNRRFILPELREAVRSTQADIVFLQEVLGSHDRHAARYPGWPQTSQYEFLADSMWSDFAYGRNAVYPDGHHGNALLSKYPIIEHRNLDVSITGPERRGLLHCVLDVPGQGQVHAICVHLSLLESHRQKQLQLLRKLLDALPADAPVIIAGDFNDWKTHGNRTLGLQRDLHEAFERHHGHLARTYPARLPLLRLDRIYLRNAESHGPRILGHKPWSHLSDHLPLAVEVRL from the coding sequence GTGGACCCCGAAGCCGGCAGTGAAGGTTTCGCCAGCATCAACCAGGCCCCGGCCGTAAAACGCCTGCGGGTGCTGACGGTGAATACCCACAAGGGCTTCACCGCCTTCAACCGGCGCTTCATCCTGCCGGAACTGCGCGAGGCGGTGCGCAGCACCCAGGCCGATATCGTCTTCCTCCAGGAAGTGCTCGGTAGCCACGACCGCCACGCCGCCCGTTACCCCGGCTGGCCACAGACTTCGCAGTACGAATTCCTGGCGGACAGCATGTGGAGCGACTTCGCCTATGGCCGCAACGCGGTTTACCCCGACGGCCATCACGGCAATGCACTGCTGTCCAAATACCCGATCATCGAGCACCGCAACCTTGATGTGTCAATCACCGGGCCAGAGCGCCGTGGCCTGTTGCACTGCGTGCTGGATGTACCGGGGCAAGGCCAAGTACACGCGATCTGCGTGCACCTGTCGTTGCTGGAAAGCCACCGGCAAAAACAGCTGCAACTGCTGCGCAAATTGCTGGACGCCTTACCCGCCGATGCCCCGGTGATCATCGCCGGCGACTTCAACGACTGGAAAACCCACGGCAACCGCACGCTCGGCCTGCAACGCGACTTGCACGAGGCATTCGAGCGCCACCATGGGCACCTCGCCCGCACCTACCCTGCCCGCCTGCCGCTGCTGCGCCTGGACCGCATCTATCTGCGTAACGCCGAAAGCCATGGGCCGCGGATTTTGGGGCACAAACCTTGGTCGCACCTGTCAGATCACCTGCCGTTGGCGGTTGAAGTGCGCCTCTAG
- the glgB gene encoding 1,4-alpha-glucan branching protein GlgB — translation MNVTLRENGGLRQRDLDALARAEHADPFAVLGPHGDGAGGQVVRAFLPSALNVRILARHDGRVLAEMVQGSLPGLFSAHLDEAQPYQLQIGWAGGDQITEDPYSFGPQLGDMDLHLFAEGNHRDLSGRFGAQPTQVDGIDGVCFSVWAPNARRVSVVGDFNNWDGRRHPMRLRHSAGVWELFIPRLGVGETYKFEVLGKDGILPLKADPLARATELPPSTASKVAGELGHAWQDHDWMAQRAQRHAYNAPLSIYELHPGSWRCELDEAGEVGRYYNWRELAERLVPYVQELGFTHIELLPIMEHPFGGSWGYQPLSMFAPTSRYGSPEDFAAFIDACHQGGIGVLLDWVPAHFPTDEHGLARFDGTALYEYDNPLEGYHQDWNTLIYNLGRNEVRGFMMASALHWLKHFHIDGLRVDAVASMLYRDYSRKAGEWVPNRHGGRENLEAIDFIRHLNGVAAHEAPGALIIAEESTAWPGVSQPTQQGGLGFAYKWNMGWMHDTLHYIQNDPVHRTFHHNEMSFGLIYAYSEHFILPISHDEVVHGKHSLIDKMPGDRWQKFANLRAYLTFMWAHPGKKLLFMGCEFGQWREWNHDSELDWYLLQYPEHQGVQRLVGDLNRLYRDVPALHEQDCQPQGFQWLIGDDAQNSVYAWLRWSSSGEPVLVVANFTPVPREGYRIGVPFGERWQELLNSDAGLYAGSNVGNLGAVASEALPSHGQPLSLALNLPPLGVLILKPA, via the coding sequence ATGAACGTTACATTGCGTGAAAACGGTGGCCTTCGGCAACGGGACCTCGATGCCCTGGCCCGCGCCGAACACGCCGATCCATTTGCGGTACTCGGCCCCCATGGCGACGGCGCAGGCGGCCAGGTGGTCCGCGCCTTCCTGCCCAGTGCCCTGAATGTGCGCATCCTGGCTCGCCACGATGGGCGCGTGCTTGCCGAAATGGTGCAGGGCAGCTTGCCCGGGTTGTTCAGCGCGCACCTTGATGAGGCACAACCCTACCAGTTGCAGATCGGTTGGGCCGGTGGCGATCAGATTACCGAAGACCCCTACAGCTTCGGCCCACAATTGGGTGACATGGACCTTCACCTGTTCGCCGAAGGCAATCATCGAGACTTGTCCGGGCGCTTTGGCGCCCAGCCTACCCAGGTCGATGGTATCGACGGCGTGTGCTTCTCGGTGTGGGCGCCGAACGCTCGGCGGGTGTCGGTGGTGGGTGACTTCAACAACTGGGATGGGCGTCGCCACCCCATGCGCCTGCGCCACAGCGCCGGGGTGTGGGAGCTGTTCATTCCGCGCTTGGGTGTGGGTGAAACCTACAAGTTCGAAGTGCTCGGCAAGGACGGCATACTGCCGCTGAAAGCCGACCCGCTGGCCCGTGCCACGGAACTGCCGCCGAGCACCGCGTCCAAGGTGGCCGGTGAGCTTGGCCACGCTTGGCAAGACCACGACTGGATGGCGCAACGCGCGCAGCGCCATGCCTACAACGCGCCACTGTCGATCTACGAACTGCACCCAGGGTCATGGCGCTGCGAGCTGGACGAGGCGGGTGAAGTCGGGCGCTATTACAACTGGCGCGAACTGGCCGAGCGGCTGGTACCCTATGTGCAGGAACTGGGCTTTACCCACATCGAGCTGTTGCCGATCATGGAGCACCCCTTCGGCGGTTCCTGGGGTTATCAGCCACTGTCGATGTTCGCGCCCACCTCGCGCTACGGCAGCCCGGAGGACTTCGCAGCCTTCATCGATGCCTGCCACCAGGGTGGCATTGGTGTGCTGCTGGACTGGGTGCCGGCGCATTTCCCCACCGACGAACACGGCCTGGCGCGGTTCGATGGCACTGCGCTGTACGAATACGATAACCCCCTGGAGGGCTACCACCAGGACTGGAACACGCTCATCTACAACCTCGGCCGTAACGAGGTGCGTGGTTTCATGATGGCTTCTGCGTTGCACTGGCTGAAGCACTTTCACATCGACGGCCTGCGCGTCGATGCAGTGGCTTCGATGTTGTACCGCGACTATTCGCGCAAGGCCGGTGAATGGGTGCCCAACCGCCATGGCGGGCGCGAGAACCTGGAAGCCATCGACTTCATCCGCCACCTCAACGGCGTGGCTGCCCACGAGGCCCCTGGGGCACTGATCATCGCCGAGGAGTCCACCGCCTGGCCCGGCGTCAGCCAGCCGACCCAGCAGGGCGGCCTGGGCTTTGCCTACAAGTGGAACATGGGTTGGATGCACGACACCCTGCATTACATCCAGAACGACCCGGTGCACCGCACTTTCCACCACAACGAGATGAGCTTCGGGCTGATCTATGCCTATTCCGAGCACTTCATCCTGCCCATCTCCCATGACGAAGTGGTGCACGGCAAGCACTCGCTGATCGACAAGATGCCCGGCGACCGCTGGCAGAAGTTCGCCAACTTGCGCGCCTACCTCACCTTCATGTGGGCGCACCCGGGCAAGAAGCTGCTGTTCATGGGGTGCGAGTTCGGCCAGTGGCGTGAGTGGAACCACGACAGCGAACTGGACTGGTACCTGCTGCAGTACCCCGAGCACCAGGGCGTGCAGCGCTTGGTGGGTGACCTCAATCGCCTGTACCGCGACGTGCCGGCGCTGCACGAGCAGGACTGCCAGCCGCAGGGCTTCCAGTGGCTGATCGGTGACGACGCGCAAAACAGCGTCTACGCCTGGCTGCGCTGGAGCAGCAGCGGTGAGCCGGTGCTGGTGGTGGCCAACTTCACCCCGGTGCCGCGCGAGGGCTACCGTATTGGCGTGCCGTTTGGCGAGCGTTGGCAAGAGCTGCTGAACAGCGATGCCGGGCTGTATGCCGGGTCCAACGTGGGCAACCTGGGGGCAGTGGCCAGTGAGGCATTGCCCAGCCATGGGCAGCCATTGTCGCTGGCGCTGAACCTGCCGCCGCTTGGGGTTCTGATACTGAAACCGGCCTGA
- the glgX gene encoding glycogen debranching protein GlgX, which yields MSPRTPKKTRSVAPSRIREGMPFPLGATWDGLGVNFALFSANATKVELCLFDSTGEQEIERIELPEYTDEIYHGYLPDAHPGLVYGYRVYGPYEPENGHRFNPNKLLIDPYAKQLVGSLKWSEALFGYTIGHPDGDLSFDERDSAPFVPKCKVIDPAFTWGRDQRVLIPWERTIIYEAHTRGISMRHPAVPEALRGTFAGLANDELLKHIKDLGVSSIELLPIHAFVNDQHLLDKGLNNYWGYNSIAFFAPHPRYLASGKIAEFKEMVAHLHDAGLEVILDVVYNHTAEGNERGPTLSMRGIDNASYYRLMPDDKRYYINDSGTGNTLDLSHPCVLQLVTDSLRYWAGEMHVDGFRFDLATILGRYHDGYSERHGFLVACRQDPMLSQVKLIAEPWDCGPGGYQVGNFAPGWAEWNDRFRDTARAFWKGDEGQLADFAARLTASGDMFNNRGRRPYSSVNFITAHDGFTLRDLVSYNHKHNEDNDENNQDGTDNNLSWNCGVEGPTDDPGINALRMRQMRNYFATLLLAQGTPMIVAGDEFSRTQHGNNNAYCQDSEIGWVNWDLDQQGEELLAFVKRLTRLRLAYPVLRRSRFLVGDYNEAIGVKDVTWLAPDGSEMTVEQWEDPHGRCLGMLIDGRAQVSGIARPGAEATVLLIVNAHHDIVPFKLPSVPEGEYWSCLVDTDRPELRKGQHLQFDSTFEVKGRSMLLMVLQRDEE from the coding sequence ATGAGCCCCCGCACCCCAAAGAAAACCCGCTCGGTCGCACCGTCGCGCATCCGCGAAGGCATGCCCTTTCCCCTCGGTGCCACCTGGGATGGCCTTGGGGTTAACTTCGCCCTGTTCTCGGCCAACGCCACCAAGGTCGAGCTGTGCCTGTTCGATTCCACCGGCGAACAGGAAATCGAGCGCATCGAGCTGCCCGAATACACCGACGAGATCTACCACGGCTACCTGCCCGACGCTCACCCTGGCCTGGTCTATGGCTACCGGGTATACGGCCCGTACGAGCCGGAAAACGGCCACCGCTTCAACCCCAACAAACTGCTGATCGACCCCTATGCCAAGCAACTGGTCGGCAGCCTGAAATGGTCCGAAGCGCTGTTTGGCTACACCATCGGCCACCCCGATGGCGACCTGTCGTTCGACGAGCGCGACAGTGCGCCCTTCGTCCCCAAGTGCAAGGTGATCGACCCGGCCTTCACCTGGGGCCGCGACCAACGCGTGCTGATCCCCTGGGAACGCACGATCATCTACGAGGCGCACACCCGTGGCATCAGCATGCGCCACCCGGCGGTACCGGAAGCGCTGCGCGGCACTTTTGCCGGCCTGGCCAATGACGAACTGCTCAAGCACATCAAGGACCTGGGCGTCTCCAGCATCGAGCTGCTGCCGATTCACGCCTTCGTCAACGACCAACACCTGCTGGACAAAGGCCTGAACAACTACTGGGGCTACAACAGCATCGCCTTTTTCGCCCCGCACCCGCGCTACCTGGCCAGCGGCAAGATTGCCGAGTTCAAGGAAATGGTCGCCCACCTGCACGACGCCGGGCTCGAGGTGATCCTGGACGTGGTCTACAACCACACCGCCGAAGGCAACGAGCGCGGCCCGACCCTGTCGATGCGCGGTATCGACAACGCCTCGTACTACCGCCTGATGCCGGACGACAAGCGCTACTACATCAACGATTCCGGCACCGGCAACACCCTGGACCTGAGCCACCCCTGCGTGCTGCAGCTGGTCACCGATTCGCTGCGTTACTGGGCGGGTGAAATGCACGTTGACGGCTTCCGCTTCGACCTGGCGACCATCCTTGGCCGCTACCACGACGGCTACAGCGAGCGTCATGGCTTCCTCGTCGCCTGCCGCCAGGACCCGATGCTGAGCCAGGTCAAGCTGATTGCCGAGCCCTGGGACTGCGGCCCCGGCGGCTATCAGGTGGGTAACTTTGCCCCTGGCTGGGCGGAATGGAACGACCGCTTCCGCGACACCGCACGCGCCTTCTGGAAAGGCGATGAAGGCCAACTCGCCGATTTTGCCGCACGCTTGACCGCCTCGGGCGACATGTTCAACAACCGTGGGCGGCGGCCGTATTCCTCGGTCAACTTCATCACCGCCCACGATGGTTTCACCCTGCGCGACCTGGTGTCGTACAACCACAAGCACAACGAAGACAACGACGAGAACAACCAGGACGGCACCGACAACAACCTGTCGTGGAACTGCGGCGTCGAAGGGCCGACCGACGACCCGGGGATCAATGCCCTGCGCATGCGCCAAATGCGCAACTATTTCGCTACCCTGCTGCTGGCCCAGGGCACGCCGATGATCGTCGCCGGTGACGAATTCAGCCGCACCCAGCACGGCAACAACAACGCCTACTGCCAGGACAGCGAGATCGGTTGGGTGAACTGGGACCTGGATCAGCAAGGCGAAGAGCTGCTGGCCTTCGTCAAGCGCCTGACCCGTCTGCGCCTGGCCTACCCGGTGCTGCGCCGCTCACGTTTCCTGGTGGGCGATTACAATGAGGCGATCGGGGTCAAGGATGTGACTTGGCTGGCGCCGGATGGTAGCGAGATGACTGTGGAGCAGTGGGAAGACCCGCACGGGCGCTGCCTGGGCATGCTGATCGATGGCCGCGCACAGGTCAGCGGCATCGCCCGGCCGGGCGCCGAGGCCACGGTGCTGCTGATCGTCAATGCCCACCATGACATCGTGCCTTTCAAGTTGCCGTCCGTGCCTGAAGGCGAGTACTGGAGCTGCCTGGTGGATACCGACCGGCCAGAGTTACGCAAAGGGCAGCATTTGCAGTTCGACAGCACGTTCGAGGTCAAGGGGCGGTCGATGCTGCTGATGGTGCTGCAGCGCGACGAGGAGTGA
- the treS gene encoding maltose alpha-D-glucosyltransferase yields the protein MAKRARTAAFIDDPLWYKDAVIYQLHIKSFFDSNNDGIGDFAGLISKLDYIAELGVNTLWLLPFYPSPRRDDGYDIADYKAVHPDYGSLGDARRFIAEAHKRGLRVITELVINHTSDQHPWFQRARHAKRGSKARDFYVWSDDDQKYDGTRIIFLDTEKSNWTWDPVAGQYFWHRFYAHQPDLNFDNPQVLKAVIGVMRFWLDLGVDGLRLDAIPYLIERDGTNNENLAETHDVLKAIRAEIDANYPDRMLLAEANQWPEDTRPYFGEGEGDECHMAFHFPLMPRMYMALAMEDRFPITDILRQTPEIPANCQWAIFLRNHDELTLEMVTDRERDYLWNYYAEDRRARINLGIRRRLAPLLQRDRRRIELLTSLLLSMPGTPTLYYGDELGMGDNIYLGDRDGVRTPMQWSPDRNGGFSRADPQRLVLPPIMDPLYGYQTVNVEAQSHDPHSLLNWTRRMLAVRKQQKAFGRGSLRTLTPSNRRILAYVREYTDVDGNTEVILCVANVSRAAQAAELELSHFADKVPVEMLGGSAFPPIGQLPFLLTLPPYAFYWFLLASRDRMPSWHIQPTEGLPELTTLVLRKRMEELLEAPSSDTLQATILPQYLPKRRWFAGKEGPIDAVRLCYGVRFGTATTPVLLSEIEVRSDGTATRYQLPFGLLREEQITTALPQQLALSRVRRAHQVGLITDAFVLEPFIRAVMLACQDGLRLPCGNDEGELRFECTAQLAGLALDEESEVRYLSAEQSNSSVVIGDRVVLKLIRRVNPGVHPELEMSAYLTAAGFANISPLLAWVSRVDEQQAPHLLMIAQGYLNNQGDAWGWTQNTLERAIRDQMEPTTSDPEAHTDALAELSGFAALLGQRLGEMHLLLAAPTEDPAFQPRPSNAQDSQRWSTQISAELTHALDLLAQHRDTLDRDSQALVDDLQQQRDGLAQHIDNLTDQAQGGLLMRVHGDLHLGQVLVVQGDAYLIDFEGEPARPLEERRAKHSPYKDVSGVLRSFDYAAAMILRSASAVDLSDPARQARQRVARQYLHQSRHAFVEAYGLATAAMPHAWQRAEGERAALELFCLEKAAYEITYEAENRPSWLAVPLHGLHGLISTWGESE from the coding sequence ATGGCCAAGCGTGCCCGCACGGCAGCCTTCATCGACGACCCGCTGTGGTACAAGGACGCCGTCATCTACCAGTTGCATATCAAGTCGTTCTTCGATTCGAACAATGATGGTATCGGCGACTTCGCCGGCCTGATCAGCAAACTCGACTACATCGCCGAGCTGGGCGTCAACACCCTGTGGCTGCTGCCGTTCTACCCCTCGCCTCGGCGCGATGACGGCTACGACATCGCCGATTACAAAGCCGTGCACCCCGACTACGGCAGCCTGGGCGATGCCCGGCGTTTCATCGCCGAGGCACATAAGCGCGGCTTGCGGGTGATCACCGAGCTGGTCATCAACCACACCAGCGACCAGCACCCGTGGTTTCAGCGTGCCCGCCATGCCAAACGCGGCAGCAAGGCGCGCGATTTCTACGTGTGGTCGGACGACGACCAGAAATACGACGGCACGCGCATCATCTTCCTCGACACCGAAAAGTCCAACTGGACATGGGACCCGGTCGCCGGCCAGTACTTCTGGCACCGCTTCTACGCGCATCAGCCAGACCTCAACTTCGACAACCCGCAAGTACTCAAGGCGGTGATCGGCGTGATGCGCTTCTGGCTCGACCTGGGTGTTGACGGCCTGCGCCTGGACGCCATCCCGTACCTGATCGAACGCGACGGCACCAACAACGAGAACCTCGCCGAAACCCACGACGTGCTCAAGGCGATCCGCGCCGAAATCGACGCCAACTACCCCGACCGCATGCTGCTGGCCGAAGCCAACCAGTGGCCGGAAGACACGCGTCCATACTTCGGCGAAGGCGAGGGCGACGAATGTCACATGGCCTTCCACTTTCCGTTGATGCCACGCATGTACATGGCCCTGGCCATGGAAGACCGCTTCCCGATCACCGACATCCTGCGCCAGACCCCGGAAATTCCCGCCAACTGCCAATGGGCGATTTTCCTGCGCAACCACGATGAGCTGACCCTGGAAATGGTCACCGACCGCGAGCGCGACTACCTGTGGAACTACTACGCCGAAGACCGCCGCGCGCGCATCAACCTGGGTATCCGCCGGCGCCTGGCGCCGCTGCTGCAGCGTGACCGTCGGCGCATCGAGCTGCTCACCAGCCTGCTGCTGTCGATGCCCGGCACGCCAACCCTGTATTACGGCGACGAACTGGGCATGGGCGACAACATCTACCTGGGTGATCGCGATGGCGTGCGTACGCCCATGCAGTGGTCGCCGGACCGCAACGGCGGGTTCTCCCGCGCCGACCCGCAGCGCCTGGTGCTGCCGCCGATCATGGACCCGCTGTACGGCTACCAGACCGTCAATGTCGAAGCGCAAAGCCACGACCCGCATTCACTGCTGAACTGGACCCGGCGCATGCTGGCGGTGCGCAAGCAGCAGAAGGCCTTTGGCCGCGGCAGCCTGCGCACCCTCACGCCCAGCAACCGGCGCATTCTCGCCTACGTCCGCGAGTACACCGATGTCGACGGCAACACCGAGGTCATTCTGTGCGTGGCCAACGTGTCGCGCGCTGCCCAGGCCGCAGAACTGGAATTGTCACACTTCGCCGACAAAGTACCGGTGGAGATGCTCGGCGGCAGCGCCTTCCCGCCCATTGGCCAGTTGCCGTTCCTGCTGACCTTGCCACCCTATGCCTTCTACTGGTTCCTGCTGGCCAGCCGTGACCGCATGCCCAGCTGGCATATCCAGCCCACCGAGGGGTTACCTGAATTGACCACGCTGGTACTGCGCAAGCGCATGGAAGAACTACTGGAAGCACCTTCAAGCGATACCCTGCAAGCCACCATCCTGCCGCAATACCTGCCCAAGCGGCGTTGGTTCGCCGGCAAGGAAGGGCCGATCGACGCCGTGCGCCTGTGTTACGGCGTGCGTTTTGGCACTGCCACCACACCGGTGCTGCTCAGTGAAATCGAAGTGCGCAGCGACGGCACGGCCACCCGCTACCAACTGCCGTTCGGCCTGCTGCGCGAGGAGCAGATCACTACCGCGCTGCCGCAGCAGTTGGCCTTGTCGCGGGTGCGCCGCGCCCACCAGGTTGGCTTGATCACAGATGCCTTCGTGCTGGAGCCGTTCATCCGCGCCGTGATGCTTGCCTGCCAAGATGGCCTGCGCCTGCCATGCGGCAACGATGAGGGTGAATTGCGCTTCGAATGCACGGCGCAATTGGCCGGCCTGGCGCTCGACGAGGAAAGTGAAGTGCGCTACCTCAGCGCCGAACAGTCCAATAGTTCGGTAGTGATCGGCGACCGGGTGGTGCTCAAGCTGATCCGCCGGGTCAACCCAGGTGTTCATCCAGAGCTGGAAATGAGTGCCTACCTGACCGCCGCCGGCTTTGCCAACATCTCGCCGCTGCTGGCCTGGGTCAGCCGAGTGGATGAGCAGCAGGCACCGCACCTGCTGATGATTGCCCAGGGTTACCTGAACAACCAGGGCGATGCCTGGGGCTGGACCCAGAACACCCTTGAACGGGCCATTCGCGACCAGATGGAGCCCACCACCAGCGACCCCGAGGCGCACACCGACGCACTGGCCGAGCTCAGTGGCTTCGCTGCCTTGCTTGGCCAGCGCCTGGGCGAGATGCACCTGTTGCTGGCCGCGCCAACCGAAGACCCGGCCTTCCAGCCACGTCCCAGCAATGCGCAGGACAGCCAGCGTTGGAGCACGCAGATCAGCGCCGAACTGACCCACGCTCTCGACCTGCTGGCCCAACACCGCGACACGCTCGACCGCGATAGCCAGGCCCTTGTCGATGACCTGCAGCAGCAGCGCGACGGCCTGGCCCAGCACATCGACAATCTGACCGACCAGGCCCAGGGCGGCCTGTTGATGCGGGTGCATGGCGACCTGCACCTGGGCCAGGTGCTGGTGGTGCAAGGCGATGCCTACCTGATCGATTTCGAAGGCGAGCCGGCCCGGCCGCTGGAAGAGCGTCGGGCAAAACACAGCCCGTACAAGGATGTCAGCGGCGTGCTGCGATCCTTCGACTATGCTGCTGCGATGATCTTGCGCAGCGCGTCTGCGGTGGACCTTTCAGACCCGGCGCGGCAGGCCCGGCAACGGGTTGCCCGGCAGTACCTGCACCAGTCGCGGCATGCCTTTGTCGAAGCCTATGGCCTGGCCACCGCCGCCATGCCCCACGCCTGGCAGCGGGCCGAGGGTGAGCGCGCGGCTCTGGAGCTGTTCTGCCTGGAAAAAGCCGCCTACGAGATTACCTACGAAGCCGAGAACCGTCCGAGTTGGCTGGCCGTGCCTTTGCATGGCCTGCATGGATTGATCAGTACCTGGGGAGAGTCAGAATGA
- a CDS encoding autotransporter domain-containing protein, which produces MKSTSNPLRFDSIFYAVSTSLLLATPVETFAYELQDDPISPGFLQQTAVPQLSLDPISASGLSIGTLNAFSQAMTARHGQAAPDLVASQWAQFFPTTSRSVSQPPDQLEAPSQQLTIGPDLFVRETAAGNVHRAGIFVGHNNLQSSFNGMRPLLGDKQRNAVNLSGESLGVYWSMTHEQGWHLDAVAMGSRIDVLGRGESGQRLDDSGHAMTFSVEGGYPIRLGGNWVIEPQAQLINQQFFPGNQVQEETLQAFDSQPTWSGRVGAKLSGRYEVRGMPIEPYVRTNVWYDFSNADEVKLDQVDKISSSRYSTTVELGLGLVARVTPSVALFVSADYSSDVDDNDLNGLIGSLGVRMRW; this is translated from the coding sequence ATGAAAAGCACCTCGAACCCCTTGCGCTTCGACAGCATTTTCTACGCGGTTTCCACGTCGCTGCTTCTGGCAACCCCGGTGGAAACTTTCGCGTACGAACTGCAGGATGACCCTATTTCGCCCGGCTTTCTGCAGCAGACAGCAGTGCCTCAGCTGTCGCTCGACCCGATCAGCGCCAGTGGCTTGAGCATCGGCACCCTGAACGCGTTCTCCCAAGCCATGACTGCACGTCACGGGCAGGCGGCACCGGACCTGGTCGCCAGCCAGTGGGCGCAGTTCTTCCCAACCACCTCGCGCAGTGTTTCACAGCCCCCAGACCAACTGGAGGCACCCAGCCAGCAACTGACAATCGGCCCGGACCTGTTCGTGCGTGAAACTGCAGCGGGCAATGTGCACCGCGCAGGGATTTTCGTGGGGCACAACAACCTGCAAAGCAGCTTCAACGGCATGCGCCCGCTGTTGGGCGACAAGCAGCGCAATGCCGTGAACCTGAGTGGGGAAAGCCTGGGCGTTTACTGGAGCATGACCCATGAACAGGGTTGGCACCTGGACGCCGTGGCCATGGGCTCGCGCATCGATGTGCTGGGCCGTGGCGAAAGCGGCCAACGACTGGACGACAGCGGCCACGCGATGACCTTCTCGGTGGAGGGCGGTTACCCGATCCGCCTGGGCGGCAACTGGGTGATCGAACCTCAGGCACAGTTGATAAATCAACAGTTCTTCCCTGGCAACCAGGTGCAGGAAGAGACCTTGCAGGCATTTGACAGCCAGCCAACCTGGAGCGGCCGTGTGGGTGCCAAATTGTCCGGTCGCTACGAAGTGCGTGGCATGCCCATCGAGCCCTATGTACGGACCAACGTGTGGTATGACTTCAGCAATGCCGATGAAGTGAAGCTGGACCAGGTCGACAAAATCTCCAGCTCGCGCTATTCGACCACGGTGGAACTGGGCTTGGGGCTGGTGGCACGGGTAACACCTTCAGTGGCCTTGTTCGTGAGTGCCGACTACAGCAGCGATGTGGATGACAATGACCTGAACGGGTTGATTGGCAGCCTTGGGGTGCGGATGCGGTGGTAG